A region of Candidatus Dependentiae bacterium DNA encodes the following proteins:
- a CDS encoding uracil phosphoribosyltransferase: MKDLLISILRNKNTDTATFRKTTEKLASILAGEAAKHLEKKIVTIQTPISKAKGVEIKNDIVLIPILRSGVALMDTFIRFFEGAAVGFVGMKRDEKTAIPFLYYKNIPKISKTTNVIILDPMIATGGSALAALKILKNLGIKESQMLFVAVIASKEGLKAIAKEFPKLKIIVAQVDSKMTAKKFIDPGLGDFGDRYFVTE, from the coding sequence ATGAAAGATTTATTAATATCAATACTTAGAAATAAAAATACCGATACAGCAACATTTCGTAAAACAACAGAAAAATTGGCCTCAATTCTTGCAGGCGAAGCTGCAAAACATCTTGAGAAAAAAATAGTTACAATACAAACACCAATCAGCAAAGCAAAAGGCGTCGAAATAAAAAATGATATTGTTTTGATCCCAATTTTGCGATCTGGCGTTGCACTTATGGACACTTTTATAAGATTTTTTGAAGGTGCAGCAGTCGGTTTTGTAGGAATGAAAAGAGATGAAAAAACAGCTATTCCATTTCTTTATTACAAAAATATTCCTAAAATTTCAAAAACTACAAATGTCATAATTTTGGACCCAATGATCGCAACCGGTGGTAGTGCCCTTGCTGCTCTAAAAATTTTAAAAAACTTAGGAATCAAAGAATCACAAATGCTTTTTGTCGCAGTTATTGCATCCAAAGAAGGACTAAAGGCTATTGCAAAAGAATTCCCAAAACTTAAAATAATTGTCGCACAAGTCGATTCCAAAATGACTGCCAAAAAATTTATCGATCCAGGTCTTGGAGATTTTGGAGATCGCTACTTTGTAACTGAATGA
- a CDS encoding phosphoribosyltransferase: MFFKDRVDAGKKLSQLLVKYKNVENCMILGLPRGGVVVAYEIAKNLNLPLDVIVVKKLGAPFNEELAIGAIAEEGTVFLNEKLINEFDISKEYIDQIKGVKQKEVERRVQLFRGESLDLENKIAIIVDDGIATGATVLAAIKCAKDKRAKKVVVAMPVLPSEFVSQLNKLADEVVYLFAPQYFAAVGDFYESFIQVEDEEVLNLIRRSKN, from the coding sequence ATGTTTTTTAAAGATAGAGTTGATGCTGGCAAAAAATTATCGCAGTTGCTTGTAAAATATAAAAATGTAGAAAATTGCATGATTTTAGGTTTGCCAAGAGGAGGAGTTGTTGTCGCCTATGAAATTGCCAAAAATTTAAATTTGCCCCTTGATGTGATTGTTGTGAAAAAGTTGGGGGCGCCATTTAATGAAGAACTTGCAATTGGTGCTATTGCTGAAGAAGGAACTGTTTTTTTGAATGAGAAATTGATAAATGAATTTGATATATCAAAAGAATATATTGATCAAATAAAAGGTGTAAAACAAAAGGAAGTTGAAAGAAGAGTGCAACTTTTTCGTGGTGAAAGTTTAGATTTGGAAAATAAAATAGCAATTATTGTGGATGATGGAATTGCAACAGGCGCAACTGTCCTTGCCGCAATAAAATGTGCAAAGGATAAGAGGGCTAAAAAAGTTGTAGTGGCAATGCCTGTTTTGCCAAGCGAATTTGTATCGCAGTTAAATAAATTAGCTGACGAAGTTGTTTATTTATTTGCACCGCAATATTTTGCAGCGGTTGGAGATTTTTATGAAAGTTTTATACAGGTTGAAGATGAGGAGGTTTTAAATTTAATTAGAAGATCTAAAAATTAA
- a CDS encoding transcriptional regulator — MNNSKLQIPICQSCAMPMQRPEDFGTNLDKTQNKEYCCHCFRNGKFSEPNLTKIQMIENCVNVMNQMQMPQEKIEQIKIIISSLKRWK, encoded by the coding sequence ATGAATAATTCAAAATTACAAATACCAATTTGTCAAAGCTGCGCAATGCCTATGCAAAGGCCAGAAGATTTTGGAACAAATTTGGATAAAACTCAAAACAAAGAATATTGCTGTCATTGTTTTCGAAATGGCAAGTTCTCAGAGCCAAACCTTACAAAAATTCAGATGATTGAAAATTGCGTAAATGTAATGAATCAAATGCAAATGCCACAAGAAAAAATAGAGCAAATCAAAATAATTATCTCAAGCCTAAAGCGTTGGAAATAA
- a CDS encoding aminoacyl-tRNA hydrolase has translation MSNDLVVNNEIVIPENEFEITTSRAGGPGGQHVNKSDTKITIRWNVKNTGVLSEELKMRVLQNLQSRLTSDGDLIVNNSESRSQMQNKENAFLRLAEIVKNALYVPKKRKKTKASKQAKEKRLKSKAIRSEVKKMRSKKYQDY, from the coding sequence ATGAGTAATGATTTAGTGGTAAATAATGAGATAGTCATTCCGGAAAATGAATTTGAAATAACAACTAGTAGGGCAGGCGGACCGGGGGGTCAACATGTTAATAAATCAGATACAAAAATCACAATTCGTTGGAATGTCAAAAATACAGGCGTTTTAAGCGAAGAACTAAAGATGCGAGTTTTGCAAAATTTGCAATCACGCCTAACAAGCGACGGTGATTTGATTGTTAATAATAGTGAATCTCGTAGCCAGATGCAAAATAAAGAGAATGCATTTTTACGTCTTGCTGAAATCGTTAAAAATGCACTTTATGTTCCTAAGAAACGCAAAAAAACAAAGGCTTCCAAGCAAGCAAAAGAAAAGCGTTTAAAGTCAAAAGCGATTAGAAGTGAAGTCAAAAAAATGCGAAGTAAAAAATATCAAGATTATTAA
- a CDS encoding pyrophosphatase, giving the protein MDKLTIQEAQNVVDNWVKTAGVRYFSELTQLAQLVEEVGEVARIISRTYGEQSCKKSDENKNLADELSDVLFVLICLANQTGIDLTDAFKKGMEKRINRDKDRHQNNLKLQK; this is encoded by the coding sequence ATGGACAAATTAACAATTCAAGAAGCACAAAATGTCGTTGATAATTGGGTAAAAACGGCTGGTGTAAGATATTTTTCAGAGTTAACACAGCTAGCACAACTCGTCGAAGAAGTAGGCGAAGTTGCACGCATTATTTCCAGAACTTATGGTGAACAAAGCTGCAAAAAATCTGATGAAAATAAAAATCTAGCAGATGAGCTTTCTGATGTTTTGTTTGTATTAATTTGCCTCGCAAACCAAACTGGAATTGATTTAACAGATGCTTTTAAAAAAGGAATGGAAAAACGAATAAATCGTGATAAAGATCGACATCAAAATAATTTGAAATTGCAAAAGTAA
- a CDS encoding aspartate 4-decarboxylase has translation MPKKNFKKYETMSPFELKNVLREMAYDGKKAYEQKNKCEIQILNAGRGNPNFLNTTARDAFCYLSLFATKLADSKLDSPDLGLRPEKDGIAKKFEKYLEKSHKNEAFNFLKKALNYATKEMKLDADSFIYEIADASLGDFYPSPPRIFPNTEKIVNKYLATILSDGHKPASGKFDLFATEGATAAMIYIFNSLKINKIIHEGDHIAIITPIFSPYLEIPMLKDFNLVEVFIKCDEEDGWQISDTEINKLKDKKIKALYLVNPTNPTSVSLSEKTLNKIAKVVQNQRKDLIILTDTVYSTFVDGFHSLVEIIPQNTICVYSYSKFFGVTGWRLGVLMLHENNIIDKKISKLPKKDILELNKRYSIAALTPEKIKFIDRVEMDSRDVALAHTGGLSGPQQCIMCLFSLFYLLDKERRYKKAIQAKLKKRVQSLYDNLELKFSQDPSNAYYYALINIEKYAEQKYGIKFATYLKNNFEMVDFLFRLAKEKFTICLPGEGFAGPKWSLRVSLANLNDADYITIGKNIKDVLSKYHKEWKK, from the coding sequence ATGCCTAAAAAAAATTTTAAAAAATATGAAACAATGAGCCCATTTGAGTTAAAAAATGTTTTGAGAGAAATGGCTTATGATGGGAAAAAGGCCTACGAACAAAAAAATAAATGTGAAATACAAATTTTAAACGCAGGAAGAGGAAATCCAAATTTTCTTAACACAACAGCTAGAGATGCTTTTTGTTATTTAAGTTTATTTGCCACAAAACTAGCAGATTCCAAATTAGACAGTCCAGATTTAGGATTAAGACCAGAAAAAGATGGCATCGCAAAAAAATTCGAAAAATATTTAGAAAAAAGTCATAAAAATGAAGCCTTCAATTTTTTAAAGAAAGCTTTAAATTATGCTACAAAAGAGATGAAACTTGATGCCGACAGTTTTATTTATGAAATAGCAGATGCTTCACTTGGCGATTTCTACCCTTCACCTCCAAGGATTTTTCCAAACACAGAGAAAATCGTAAATAAATATCTTGCTACAATACTTAGCGATGGTCATAAACCGGCAAGTGGCAAATTTGATCTTTTTGCAACTGAGGGTGCAACGGCGGCAATGATTTATATTTTTAATTCTCTGAAAATAAATAAAATCATTCATGAAGGTGATCATATCGCCATAATTACTCCTATTTTCTCACCGTACTTAGAAATCCCTATGCTCAAAGATTTTAATCTCGTTGAAGTTTTTATTAAATGTGATGAAGAAGATGGGTGGCAAATTTCTGATACTGAAATTAATAAACTTAAAGATAAAAAAATTAAAGCTTTATATTTAGTTAACCCAACAAATCCTACCTCTGTTTCTCTAAGTGAAAAAACTTTAAACAAGATTGCAAAAGTTGTGCAAAACCAGCGGAAAGATTTAATTATTTTAACAGATACAGTCTATTCAACTTTTGTTGACGGATTTCATTCTCTTGTTGAAATTATTCCACAGAACACTATCTGTGTTTATTCTTATTCCAAATTTTTTGGAGTAACAGGATGGCGACTTGGGGTATTAATGCTGCACGAAAACAATATTATCGATAAAAAAATATCAAAGTTACCCAAAAAAGATATTTTAGAGTTAAACAAAAGATATTCGATAGCTGCTTTAACACCAGAAAAAATAAAATTTATCGATAGAGTCGAAATGGATAGTCGGGACGTTGCTCTTGCACACACAGGCGGATTGTCTGGGCCACAACAATGCATAATGTGTTTATTCTCATTGTTTTACCTTTTAGACAAAGAACGCAGATACAAAAAAGCTATTCAAGCAAAATTAAAAAAAAGAGTCCAATCTTTATACGACAATCTAGAGTTAAAATTTTCACAAGATCCAAGCAATGCTTATTATTATGCACTTATTAATATAGAAAAATATGCAGAACAAAAATATGGAATTAAATTTGCTACCTATCTTAAAAATAATTTTGAAATGGTAGATTTTTTATTTAGATTAGCAAAAGAAAAATTTACTATATGTTTACCAGGAGAAGGATTTGCAGGACCGAAATGGTCACTTCGAGTTTCTCTTGCAAATTTAAACGATGCAGATTATATAACAATAGGTAAAAACATAAAAGACGTGCTAAGTAAATATCATAAAGAATGGAAAAAATAA
- a CDS encoding amino acid permease gives MANKTYIPKTMSLFSLIMISSAFTISVRNFPSEAETGMHMIFFALIAAICFFIPVALISAELATGWPIEGGVYVWIKEAFGNRLGFVGIWLQWNYMILGIISMLYFVGGTMAFIFAPHLAQSRVFLISILLIVLWGVTIFNLRGQKTSNIISTIGFLGGVLLPGLLIIILGIIYVIKGNPLNLDLSFTSKNLIPNFKQFSTLVLLVSFMKAFAGIEASSSHAAEVTNPKINYPIAIFVVVVLGLLLNILGAFSVAIVVPQKDINLFAGLMDAFTIFFSKFNMQRIIPLIGILVAGGAIGGISTWIMGPVRGLLATAQNGELPLFFQKINKNGAPVNLLIIQATMTSLIGCSLLLLPNLNIAFWISVAIAMVIYFVMYALMILSALRLRYTAPNVDRTYKVPGGKIGIWIISIIGLATLLFSGIISILPPDQLSSKNVTLYETFLIVIIFIIIAIPFIINQFKKSSWKSTSKKKV, from the coding sequence ATGGCTAACAAAACATATATTCCAAAAACAATGAGTCTATTCTCTCTTATTATGATTTCATCTGCATTCACTATTAGTGTTCGTAATTTTCCATCCGAAGCTGAAACAGGAATGCATATGATATTTTTTGCCTTGATAGCAGCTATATGTTTTTTTATTCCAGTTGCTTTAATCTCTGCCGAACTTGCAACCGGTTGGCCAATAGAAGGTGGTGTATATGTTTGGATTAAAGAAGCCTTTGGCAATCGATTAGGATTTGTTGGCATTTGGCTTCAATGGAACTACATGATTTTAGGCATAATTTCTATGCTTTATTTTGTGGGTGGAACTATGGCTTTTATTTTTGCTCCACACCTCGCTCAAAGTAGAGTTTTTCTAATTTCTATTCTTTTAATAGTACTTTGGGGGGTAACTATTTTTAATTTACGGGGGCAAAAAACTTCTAACATAATAAGCACTATCGGTTTTTTGGGTGGAGTTTTACTTCCAGGTTTATTAATAATTATTTTAGGAATAATTTATGTTATTAAAGGAAATCCGTTAAATCTTGATTTATCTTTTACATCTAAAAATTTAATTCCCAATTTTAAACAATTTTCAACATTAGTTTTGCTTGTTTCTTTTATGAAAGCATTTGCAGGCATTGAAGCTTCCTCTAGCCATGCCGCAGAAGTAACAAATCCTAAAATTAATTACCCTATAGCAATATTTGTTGTTGTAGTATTAGGACTTTTATTAAATATTTTAGGAGCGTTCTCTGTCGCCATTGTTGTCCCTCAAAAAGATATTAATTTATTTGCTGGGTTAATGGACGCTTTTACTATTTTCTTTTCCAAATTTAATATGCAACGAATAATACCCTTAATTGGCATTTTAGTTGCAGGCGGCGCAATCGGAGGAATAAGCACATGGATAATGGGGCCGGTCAGAGGTTTACTTGCCACTGCGCAAAACGGAGAACTTCCCTTATTTTTTCAAAAAATCAATAAAAATGGAGCTCCTGTAAATCTTTTAATAATCCAAGCAACAATGACTTCATTAATTGGTTGCAGTTTATTACTTTTACCAAACCTAAATATTGCTTTTTGGATTTCAGTTGCAATTGCCATGGTAATTTACTTTGTAATGTACGCATTAATGATTCTTTCCGCACTACGATTACGCTATACAGCGCCTAATGTCGATAGAACCTACAAAGTTCCTGGTGGAAAAATTGGAATTTGGATTATTAGCATAATCGGATTAGCAACATTATTATTTAGTGGAATTATATCAATTCTTCCGCCAGATCAACTTTCGTCTAAAAATGTTACTTTATATGAAACATTTTTAATTGTGATAATCTTTATAATTATTGCCATTCCATTCATTATTAATCAATTCAAAAAATCAAGCTGGAAATCTACTAGCAAGAAAAAGGTTTAA